From a single Nostoc sp. MS1 genomic region:
- a CDS encoding GTP-binding protein: protein MTSTLPEPHHSDSPNWEEELDSAIFSFEDIQAELNYKQAQSALRNLVDNIDLSSQEKAGLESQIADLETMLGKLDSMVVQIAAFGMVGRGKSSLLNALVGESVFETGPLHGVTRAAQRVNWSISEELIGETERALRVTLPSVGRSQIELIDTPGLDEIDGDTRAALAEQIAKQADLILFVISGDMTKIEHEALSQLREAGKPIILVFNKVDQYPEADRMAIYQKIRDERVRELLTPLEIVMAAASPLVKTAVRRPDGSRGVQVRTGNAQVAELKVKILEILQREGKALVALNTMLFADNVNEQLVQRKLMIREQNANQLIWKVVMTKAVAIALNPVTVVDILSSIVIDVSLILGLSKLYGIPMTEAGAVQLLQKIALSMGGIGVSELLANLGLSGLKTLLGLSATATAGVAIGPYISVALTQAGVAGVSSYGIGQVTKVYLANGATWGPDGPKAVINRILSTLDENSILNRIKDELQVKLHR from the coding sequence ATGACTTCCACATTGCCTGAACCGCATCACAGCGACTCACCCAACTGGGAAGAAGAACTTGATAGCGCCATTTTTAGTTTTGAGGATATTCAAGCAGAACTTAACTATAAACAAGCACAGTCGGCGCTACGGAATTTAGTAGATAATATTGACCTCAGTTCTCAGGAAAAGGCGGGTTTAGAGTCACAAATCGCTGATTTGGAAACCATGTTAGGCAAGTTGGACAGCATGGTAGTACAAATTGCCGCTTTTGGGATGGTGGGACGGGGTAAGTCTTCCTTACTTAATGCTTTGGTTGGGGAAAGTGTATTTGAAACTGGGCCTTTGCATGGGGTGACTCGTGCGGCTCAACGGGTGAATTGGAGTATTAGCGAGGAATTGATTGGGGAAACTGAGCGGGCTTTGCGTGTTACTTTACCATCTGTGGGGCGATCGCAAATCGAATTAATCGACACTCCAGGCTTAGACGAGATTGATGGTGACACCCGCGCCGCTTTGGCGGAACAGATAGCTAAACAAGCAGATTTAATTCTGTTTGTCATATCTGGGGATATGACGAAGATTGAGCATGAGGCTCTTTCTCAATTAAGGGAAGCAGGTAAACCGATAATTCTTGTATTTAACAAGGTAGATCAGTATCCTGAAGCGGATAGGATGGCGATTTACCAAAAAATTCGAGATGAACGGGTAAGGGAGTTACTTACACCGCTCGAAATAGTCATGGCAGCTGCATCACCACTGGTAAAAACGGCTGTGCGCCGTCCTGATGGAAGTAGGGGTGTACAGGTACGTACAGGTAACGCACAAGTGGCAGAACTCAAGGTGAAGATTTTAGAGATTTTGCAACGTGAGGGTAAGGCTTTAGTCGCGCTTAACACGATGCTGTTTGCTGATAATGTGAATGAGCAACTGGTACAGCGTAAATTGATGATTCGGGAACAGAACGCCAATCAGTTGATTTGGAAGGTGGTGATGACTAAAGCTGTGGCGATCGCCCTCAATCCTGTTACAGTAGTAGATATACTTAGCAGTATAGTAATTGACGTTTCTCTCATTTTAGGTTTATCTAAACTCTACGGTATCCCCATGACCGAAGCTGGCGCTGTGCAATTGTTGCAAAAAATCGCCTTAAGTATGGGTGGTATCGGTGTTAGTGAACTACTAGCAAATTTGGGGTTAAGTGGGTTAAAAACTTTACTAGGACTTTCTGCTACGGCTACAGCAGGTGTTGCTATTGGCCCTTATATCTCAGTCGCACTAACTCAAGCTGGGGTAGCTGGTGTTTCTTCCTACGGTATTGGACAAGTTACCAAGGTGTATTTAGCCAATGGTGCGACATGGGGGCCAGACGGGCCGAAAGCAGTAATTAATCGAATTTTGTCTACCCTGGATGAAAATTCTATCCTCAATCGGATCAAAGATGAATTACAGGTAAAGCTCCATAGATAA
- a CDS encoding DevA family ABC transporter ATP-binding protein, which yields MKTINTPEPVIFIQNLDHYFGSGQLQKQVLFDINLKINAGEIIIMTGPSGSGKTTLLTLVGGLRSAQSGSLRILGKELCGANSKQLTQARRNHGYIFQAHNLHGSLTALQNVRMGLELQPGVSTQEMITRSKEMLEEVGLGNRLNYYPDNLSGGQKQRVAIARALVSQPKIVLADEPTAALDKQSGRDVVELMQKLAKEQGCTILLVTHDNRILDIADRIVYMEDGHLVRDAVGVNS from the coding sequence ATGAAAACTATCAATACTCCTGAGCCTGTTATTTTTATTCAAAACCTTGACCATTACTTTGGTAGCGGACAACTACAGAAACAGGTTTTATTTGATATCAATCTCAAAATTAATGCAGGAGAAATTATTATTATGACAGGGCCTTCTGGTTCAGGGAAGACTACGCTACTAACTTTAGTTGGTGGCTTGCGTTCAGCCCAGTCTGGAAGTTTACGGATATTAGGAAAAGAACTATGCGGTGCTAATAGTAAACAATTAACTCAAGCGCGACGTAATCATGGTTATATATTTCAGGCTCATAATTTGCATGGTAGCCTAACAGCATTACAAAATGTACGCATGGGCTTGGAATTGCAACCAGGAGTTTCTACTCAAGAAATGATTACTCGCTCAAAAGAAATGTTAGAAGAAGTAGGATTAGGAAATCGGCTGAATTATTATCCTGATAACTTATCAGGAGGACAAAAACAAAGAGTTGCGATCGCCCGTGCTTTAGTCAGTCAGCCTAAAATAGTTTTAGCTGATGAACCCACAGCCGCCCTCGATAAGCAATCAGGACGCGATGTCGTAGAATTAATGCAAAAATTAGCAAAAGAGCAAGGCTGTACAATTCTCCTAGTTACCCACGACAACCGCATTCTAGATATTGCCGATCGCATTGTCTATATGGAAGATGGTCATCTTGTTAGAGATGCGGTGGGGGTTAATTCGTAA
- the devC gene encoding ABC transporter permease DevC, with amino-acid sequence MNTFIQELQRRTPLGWLQLSYHKNRFLVALSGIAFADVLMFMQLGFQNALYDSNTRLNRALLADIVLISPQSRNMQNLATFSRRRLLQAEDIPGVKSAAPMYIGLITWKNPQTRRKTSVQALGFNPEQPALNIPEVNNQLDKIKLPDHFVFDRAARGEYNEAFSQIDAGQTVTTEVDKRTISISGLFKLGASFGADGTLVSSDENFLRLFPRRQPGSINLGLVNVQQGYEPKQVAEALKSHLPDDVKVLTLAEYVKFEEDYWKKESPIGFIFSLGVSMGFMVGVIIVYQVLSTDVNAHIKEYATFKAMGYGNSYLLGVIFEEALILAVLGFIPGFIVPLGLYRLAANATNLPVYMTVFRALIVLLLTLIMCILSGTIATRRLQSADPADMF; translated from the coding sequence ATGAATACATTCATTCAAGAATTACAACGACGCACACCTCTAGGATGGTTGCAACTGAGTTATCATAAAAACCGCTTCTTAGTTGCATTGTCTGGTATCGCCTTTGCGGATGTCCTCATGTTTATGCAGTTAGGCTTTCAAAACGCCCTGTATGACAGTAACACTCGCCTTAATCGGGCATTGCTTGCAGATATAGTTTTGATTAGCCCCCAAAGTCGGAATATGCAGAACCTCGCTACCTTCTCCCGACGACGGCTGCTGCAAGCTGAGGATATACCAGGTGTCAAGTCAGCAGCACCCATGTATATCGGTTTGATTACTTGGAAAAATCCCCAAACTCGCCGTAAAACTTCAGTACAAGCACTTGGGTTTAATCCTGAGCAACCAGCACTTAACATTCCAGAGGTCAATAATCAACTAGATAAGATTAAGCTACCAGATCATTTCGTCTTTGACCGTGCGGCTAGGGGTGAATACAACGAGGCATTTAGCCAAATTGATGCAGGGCAAACTGTTACTACTGAGGTAGATAAACGCACCATCTCGATTAGTGGCTTATTTAAACTAGGTGCTTCTTTTGGTGCTGATGGAACTTTAGTTTCTAGTGATGAAAATTTCTTGCGGCTGTTTCCTAGAAGACAACCAGGAAGCATTAATTTGGGCTTGGTTAATGTCCAACAGGGTTATGAGCCAAAACAAGTAGCAGAGGCTTTAAAATCACATTTACCTGATGATGTCAAAGTTCTAACTCTTGCTGAATACGTCAAGTTTGAAGAAGACTATTGGAAAAAAGAAAGCCCCATCGGTTTTATTTTCAGTTTAGGCGTATCAATGGGATTCATGGTGGGTGTGATTATTGTTTATCAAGTGCTTTCCACTGATGTTAATGCCCACATTAAAGAATATGCCACATTCAAAGCAATGGGTTATGGTAACTCATATTTATTAGGGGTAATTTTTGAAGAGGCATTAATTCTGGCAGTCTTAGGTTTTATTCCAGGGTTTATTGTTCCTTTAGGGCTTTACAGATTAGCTGCTAACGCTACTAATTTACCTGTATATATGACAGTATTTAGAGCGTTAATAGTTTTATTATTAACCCTGATTATGTGTATTCTCTCTGGAACTATAGCAACTCGTAGATTACAATCTGCTGACCCGGCAGATATGTTTTAA
- a CDS encoding ABC exporter membrane fusion protein, with translation MVREVADQGSVFFKRNSRQLVIVAAVAGLAIAGTKAYSSWQQAQPSPTTKVLQISTPRITTVTALGRLEPKGEVIKLSAPSSSGQGSRVEKLLVQEGDRVKAGQVIAILDNRDRLEAAYQEAQEAVKVAQVNLAKVREGAKVGEIDAQKAEIARVQAQTTGDEREQQETVARLEAQWQGEKSAQQATIKRLEAELKNAQVEWERYQQLYTDGAISQSLYDSKRLSVDTISQQLNEAQANLQRIDSTGRKQISEAKTALSKINATGSKQVSAATATLDKIAEVRPIDVEAATAEVSRAVAAAKQAKANLDQVYVRSPQDGVVFDIHTRSGEVVSNDGIVEIGQTNQMYAVVEVYQSDVNKVSPGQKVEISSNSLPSKLQGTVAWVGWKVQRQNIINTDPSENIDSRVVEVHVQLDNPSSQKAAKFTNLQIKAVINVD, from the coding sequence ATGGTACGCGAAGTAGCAGATCAAGGTTCCGTATTCTTCAAGCGTAATTCCCGGCAATTGGTGATTGTGGCGGCAGTAGCAGGTTTGGCGATCGCAGGCACAAAAGCTTATAGTTCATGGCAGCAAGCACAGCCATCTCCTACAACCAAAGTGTTGCAAATCAGTACACCACGAATTACAACGGTGACAGCTTTAGGCAGGTTAGAACCGAAGGGCGAGGTAATTAAACTTTCTGCACCTTCATCATCTGGACAAGGAAGTCGAGTAGAAAAGCTATTAGTTCAAGAAGGCGACAGGGTAAAAGCAGGACAAGTAATTGCTATTTTAGATAACCGCGATCGCTTAGAAGCAGCCTACCAAGAAGCCCAAGAAGCAGTGAAGGTTGCCCAGGTGAATTTAGCGAAAGTACGCGAAGGGGCAAAAGTTGGCGAAATAGATGCCCAAAAAGCCGAAATTGCCCGTGTTCAGGCGCAAACAACAGGCGATGAAAGAGAACAACAAGAAACGGTAGCTAGGTTAGAGGCGCAATGGCAAGGTGAGAAATCAGCCCAACAGGCAACAATTAAAAGATTAGAGGCAGAACTCAAAAATGCTCAGGTTGAGTGGGAACGCTATCAACAGCTTTATACTGATGGTGCAATTTCCCAGTCGCTTTATGACAGCAAACGGCTCAGTGTTGATACCATTAGCCAGCAGTTGAACGAAGCCCAAGCCAACCTGCAAAGGATTGATAGCACTGGACGTAAGCAAATCAGCGAAGCCAAAACAGCCTTATCTAAAATTAACGCCACTGGTAGCAAACAAGTCAGCGCCGCCACCGCCACCTTAGACAAAATAGCCGAAGTGCGTCCCATCGATGTAGAAGCAGCCACAGCAGAGGTAAGCCGTGCCGTTGCGGCAGCCAAACAAGCAAAAGCCAACTTAGATCAAGTTTATGTGCGATCGCCCCAAGATGGTGTGGTCTTCGATATTCATACTCGTTCTGGTGAAGTCGTATCTAACGACGGTATTGTCGAGATTGGGCAAACCAACCAGATGTATGCAGTTGTTGAAGTTTATCAAAGCGATGTCAACAAAGTCAGCCCAGGACAAAAAGTAGAGATATCCAGCAATTCACTGCCCAGCAAATTACAAGGCACAGTAGCTTGGGTTGGCTGGAAAGTACAAAGGCAGAACATCATCAACACCGATCCCAGCGAGAATATCGATTCCAGAGTAGTAGAAGTCCACGTACAACTAGATAATCCTTCCAGCCAGAAAGCCGCCAAATTCACCAATTTACAAATCAAAGCAGTAATAAATGTTGACTGA
- a CDS encoding TetR/AcrR family transcriptional regulator, translated as MNKRKARIESNNNDRLPSAEKVDAILNGAMQEFLAHGYTATTMDRVTAVAGVSKTTVYSYFQDKEGLFVALIERLAQEKYFAIRNPEFFQGEPHIVLRRIATNIFTQMEQEPEFLGLVRVIIGESGRFPSLAQTFVQNIDKAAIKLLSQYFADHEELQLPDPEVAARIFLGTLVHFIILQYMLHGQDILPMQSDRLIDNLINLITINLCKNPSTDKYSGTRQKSTRRKRSASGKFKMDYACEPKQLRSVRLTDTAWEKLAEIAEQHNLTRSEMIEIFARKGFSGNPDDS; from the coding sequence ATGAATAAGAGAAAGGCTCGGATAGAAAGTAATAATAATGACCGCTTGCCATCAGCAGAGAAGGTTGATGCAATTCTCAATGGTGCAATGCAAGAGTTTCTGGCTCATGGTTATACAGCAACCACAATGGATAGAGTTACAGCAGTTGCAGGTGTATCGAAAACCACTGTATACAGCTACTTTCAAGACAAAGAAGGATTGTTTGTAGCTTTAATTGAACGCCTAGCACAAGAAAAATATTTTGCTATCCGAAATCCAGAGTTCTTCCAAGGAGAACCTCATATAGTTCTGCGACGTATAGCTACAAATATTTTTACTCAAATGGAGCAAGAGCCAGAATTTTTAGGACTGGTAAGGGTGATTATTGGCGAATCTGGTAGGTTTCCATCGTTAGCTCAAACCTTTGTGCAGAACATAGATAAAGCTGCCATAAAACTTCTCAGCCAATATTTTGCTGACCATGAAGAATTACAATTACCTGATCCTGAAGTAGCTGCACGTATTTTTCTCGGTACATTGGTGCATTTTATTATTCTTCAGTATATGCTACATGGTCAAGATATTTTACCCATGCAGAGCGATCGCCTGATTGACAACCTAATTAACTTAATTACTATCAATCTCTGCAAAAACCCATCGACGGATAAGTATTCTGGTACAAGGCAAAAATCAACCAGACGTAAGCGTAGCGCTTCAGGTAAATTCAAGATGGACTACGCTTGTGAACCTAAACAGCTACGTTCTGTGAGATTGACGGATACAGCTTGGGAAAAGTTAGCAGAAATAGCCGAACAACATAATTTAACTCGTAGTGAGATGATTGAAATCTTTGCTCGTAAAGGTTTCTCTGGCAATCCAGATGATTCTTAG
- a CDS encoding polysaccharide deacetylase family protein has product MTVKTQNFPFSIAFVAIISLAAINFSYIEPTVPILGFHGILDNKNNKTLSTSTLVPEEMHYSKQELEKLLETLIVNDYWFLSTQDLYDFFITKSQTVPAEYRRKKPIMLTFDDGYKSVHTKLLPILLKLEKKYGTKVKIVLFINPSRLVQKASDSKTHLSCQELRTGLQQGFYDIQSHGLNHRDLTTLARRELISELLQARTILRRCTQDLDPQQKVASHFAYPYGAYNKQVESYVSRYYLSAYLYNDETLNYTCKNNPYEIPRLIVNYNKSPKQIIKMAEAIAPVTGQACQ; this is encoded by the coding sequence ATGACAGTTAAGACTCAAAATTTTCCCTTTAGTATAGCTTTCGTTGCTATTATTTCTTTAGCTGCCATTAATTTTAGTTATATTGAACCTACTGTTCCTATTTTGGGATTTCATGGCATTTTAGATAATAAAAATAATAAAACATTATCTACATCTACTTTAGTGCCTGAAGAGATGCACTACTCAAAGCAAGAGTTAGAGAAATTATTAGAAACTTTAATTGTTAATGATTACTGGTTCCTTAGTACCCAAGATTTATATGATTTTTTTATAACTAAGTCGCAAACTGTTCCAGCAGAATATCGTCGAAAGAAGCCAATTATGCTCACTTTTGATGATGGATATAAATCAGTACACACAAAGTTATTGCCAATTTTATTAAAATTAGAAAAGAAATATGGCACGAAAGTAAAGATAGTCTTATTTATTAATCCTAGCCGTTTGGTTCAGAAGGCAAGTGATAGTAAAACACACTTGAGTTGTCAAGAATTGAGAACAGGTTTACAACAAGGTTTTTATGATATTCAATCTCATGGCTTAAATCATAGAGATTTAACAACATTAGCACGACGAGAACTTATTAGTGAGCTTTTACAAGCTAGGACTATCTTGAGGAGATGTACGCAAGATTTAGACCCACAGCAAAAGGTAGCATCTCATTTTGCTTATCCTTATGGAGCTTATAACAAACAAGTAGAAAGCTATGTTTCTAGATATTATTTATCAGCGTATTTATATAATGATGAAACTCTCAACTACACCTGCAAGAATAATCCTTATGAAATTCCTCGCTTAATCGTTAATTATAATAAATCTCCTAAGCAAATCATTAAGATGGCTGAAGCAATAGCCCCAGTTACTGGACAGGCTTGTCAGTAG
- a CDS encoding metal ABC transporter permease, with amino-acid sequence MQRAIAGAVLMGVLGGLLGSFVTLRQLSFFSHAVGHAALVGVVLGVLLQVNPTSMLLPFTLVFGVVVLYLIDQTDLGSDSVLSIVLSGALAIGVILTSLIQGYRGSLMGVLFGDILAIDTTDLILTFLILVTSSIFLLSTLQQQILLTLNQDVAKVQGIPVQLYRYGFVVLLSLAVAVAIKAVGILLVNAFLVIPAATSKLISHHFGRFLFISVLVGAISSIVGIVLSGAFNLASGPSIVLIQFLLFVTVFTWVKLRFRAA; translated from the coding sequence ATGCAGCGTGCGATCGCAGGTGCTGTTTTAATGGGAGTATTGGGGGGTTTACTGGGAAGTTTTGTCACCCTGCGCCAGCTATCGTTTTTTAGCCATGCAGTTGGTCATGCAGCATTGGTAGGGGTTGTGTTGGGTGTATTACTCCAAGTTAACCCGACTTCGATGTTACTACCATTTACTCTAGTTTTTGGCGTTGTTGTCCTTTATTTAATTGATCAGACTGATTTGGGTAGCGATAGCGTACTTAGTATAGTTCTCTCAGGTGCGTTAGCGATCGGTGTGATTCTCACTAGCTTAATTCAAGGATATCGCGGAAGCTTAATGGGTGTTTTATTTGGCGATATTTTAGCTATTGACACGACAGACTTAATTTTGACGTTTTTGATACTTGTAACCAGTAGTATTTTTTTACTCTCAACCCTACAACAGCAAATTTTACTAACACTTAACCAGGATGTAGCCAAAGTTCAAGGTATTCCTGTGCAATTGTACCGTTATGGTTTCGTGGTCTTGCTTTCATTAGCCGTAGCTGTAGCGATTAAAGCTGTAGGAATTTTACTGGTAAATGCTTTTTTAGTCATTCCGGCTGCTACATCTAAGTTGATAAGTCACCACTTTGGCCGTTTCCTGTTCATTTCAGTCTTAGTCGGCGCTATTAGTAGCATCGTTGGCATCGTTTTATCAGGCGCTTTCAACCTTGCTTCTGGACCTAGTATTGTGCTGATCCAGTTCCTTCTGTTCGTTACTGTGTTTACTTGGGTAAAGTTACGATTTAGGGCGGCATAA
- a CDS encoding metal ABC transporter ATP-binding protein, with the protein MTLPILKVENLSVYQGNYLAIRDVSFELTPGTDTAIVGPNGAGKSTLVKAILDLIPRSAGKIEIFGRPIARLGNLRHLLGYMPQNFIFDRSFPISVAELVGLGWVAEDSKKHSFFSKIRYQNREKSAAVAAALNRTDAYHLSNQIIGTLSGGQLKRVLLAYCLVIPRKILILDEAFAGVDMQGAADFYAMLDELKQQEGWTVLQVSHDIDMVSRHCDRVLCLNQTLVCTGQPEIALSPQNLLATYGPGFSRYEHHH; encoded by the coding sequence ATGACATTGCCCATTTTAAAAGTAGAAAACTTGAGCGTATATCAAGGAAATTATTTAGCTATTCGAGATGTTTCCTTTGAGTTAACACCAGGGACAGATACAGCAATAGTCGGCCCTAATGGTGCGGGTAAAAGTACTTTAGTTAAAGCAATTTTAGATTTGATTCCCCGTAGCGCGGGTAAGATTGAGATTTTTGGCAGACCTATCGCTAGATTAGGAAATTTACGTCATCTTTTAGGCTACATGCCACAAAATTTTATTTTTGACCGCAGTTTTCCTATTTCTGTTGCAGAATTGGTAGGTTTAGGGTGGGTTGCAGAAGACAGTAAAAAACATTCATTCTTCTCAAAAATACGTTATCAAAATCGAGAAAAATCAGCAGCAGTTGCAGCAGCTTTAAATAGAACCGACGCTTACCATTTAAGTAATCAAATAATTGGCACTCTTAGTGGTGGTCAACTCAAGCGAGTATTGCTAGCTTACTGTTTAGTTATACCTCGCAAAATTCTAATTCTAGATGAAGCCTTTGCTGGAGTTGATATGCAGGGTGCAGCAGATTTTTATGCTATGTTAGACGAATTAAAACAACAGGAAGGTTGGACAGTTTTACAAGTTTCCCATGATATTGATATGGTAAGCCGCCATTGCGATCGCGTGCTTTGCCTCAATCAAACTCTTGTTTGTACAGGTCAGCCAGAAATAGCACTCTCTCCTCAAAACCTTTTAGCAACCTACGGTCCTGGTTTTAGCCGTTATGAACATCACCATTAA
- a CDS encoding metal ABC transporter substrate-binding protein, whose protein sequence is MIWTRIGFTRGGRRNRLLFLITLLTLSVAFGCSKSDTNQRTAAQLPTAQDVATSPSAQKPKIKIVATILPVYLFTKAVAGEAADVSILLPPGTEVHEYQATPDTVKAIATANVLVENGLGLEEFLDNTVKNAQNPQLTQIDASKNIKAVNEISPVVKTATKDQNHEHSQGNPHVWLDPVLAKQQVKNIRDGLIAADPANKTTYQTNADAYIKELNNLDNEFQQGLKNTANCTFITFHDAFPYLAQRYNLKQVAVVQIPEDQLSPTDVQKTVNTVKNYKVKALFSEPGVDNKLLTSLSKDLDLTLYPLSSIENGETNPQYYFQAMKNNLQKLEAACK, encoded by the coding sequence GTGATTTGGACTCGCATCGGGTTTACAAGAGGTGGGCGGCGAAATCGTCTCTTGTTTTTAATAACTTTGCTGACTTTATCCGTTGCGTTTGGCTGTAGTAAATCTGATACCAATCAAAGAACTGCTGCACAGTTACCTACAGCACAGGACGTTGCAACAAGTCCATCAGCACAAAAGCCGAAAATTAAAATAGTAGCGACAATATTACCAGTATATTTATTTACTAAAGCTGTGGCAGGAGAAGCAGCAGATGTATCGATTTTGTTACCTCCTGGTACTGAAGTACATGAATATCAAGCTACACCTGATACTGTAAAAGCGATCGCCACAGCTAATGTTTTAGTCGAAAATGGCTTAGGTTTGGAAGAATTTCTTGATAATACGGTAAAAAATGCCCAAAATCCTCAACTTACTCAAATAGATGCCAGCAAAAATATTAAAGCTGTAAATGAGATTTCACCTGTTGTAAAAACAGCAACAAAAGACCAAAATCATGAACATTCTCAAGGTAATCCCCACGTTTGGTTAGATCCCGTATTAGCAAAACAGCAAGTAAAAAATATTCGGGACGGATTAATTGCAGCTGATCCTGCTAATAAGACCACTTACCAAACCAATGCCGATGCTTATATAAAGGAGTTGAACAATTTAGATAATGAATTTCAGCAAGGCTTAAAGAATACTGCCAACTGTACCTTTATAACCTTCCATGATGCTTTTCCTTATCTAGCCCAAAGATATAACCTTAAACAAGTAGCTGTAGTACAAATTCCAGAGGATCAACTTTCACCGACAGATGTACAAAAAACAGTTAATACAGTCAAAAATTACAAGGTAAAGGCTTTATTTAGTGAACCGGGAGTAGATAATAAATTACTTACTAGTCTCTCTAAAGATTTGGATTTAACTTTATATCCTCTAAGTTCTATAGAAAATGGTGAAACAAATCCACAGTACTACTTTCAAGCCATGAAAAATAACTTACAAAAGCTAGAAGCAGCTTGTAAATAG
- a CDS encoding iron uptake porin, producing the protein MQKFCKYLLINPAICSLILFSGAVFGKETPATTQINQPLEIANTNPEFDGATPSGAMSQVTSVSQFSDVQPTDWAFQALQSLVERYGCIAGYPNGTYRGNRALTRYEFAAGLNACLDRVNELIATATAELVRKEDLAALQRLQEEFAAELATLRGRVDALEARTTELEANQFSTTTKLQGQVVAVISDVLGGDRVNGERIQDKNTTLGVRARVEFVTSFTGQDTLFTRIQTNNIVSPNINTPEGNLFFGLPLEDASNEAIIDALWYSFPLGKNTQVKLIANAGAADDLTNTVNLFDGDGAFGAISTFGTRNPIYGQIAGAGLGVNYQFNDRLALSLGYLSGTPNDPSFGSGLFNGSYGALAQLTVKPSDRITVGLTYINSYNQPLLTGSNRATFANLAELQGLDEAAFSSNSYGIQASIGLSDKIVLGGWAGYTNSRNLTGVRGDVDIWNYAVTLGFPDLGKKGNLAGIIAGMEPKVTSSSIAALDKDRDTSYHLEAFYQYKLSDNITITPGVIWLTSPDHNDDNDDVFIGALRTTFSF; encoded by the coding sequence ATGCAAAAGTTTTGCAAGTATTTGTTAATTAACCCAGCAATTTGTAGCCTAATACTGTTTTCTGGTGCTGTTTTTGGTAAAGAAACACCTGCGACAACCCAAATAAATCAACCCCTAGAAATAGCTAACACAAACCCAGAGTTTGATGGTGCAACCCCGTCAGGGGCAATGTCACAAGTTACATCAGTATCTCAATTTTCTGACGTACAACCTACAGACTGGGCATTTCAAGCATTACAATCACTGGTAGAACGTTACGGTTGTATTGCTGGGTATCCCAATGGGACATATCGTGGTAATCGTGCCTTAACAAGATATGAATTTGCAGCTGGTTTAAATGCTTGTCTCGATAGAGTTAACGAACTCATTGCTACCGCCACAGCTGAGTTAGTCAGAAAAGAAGACTTAGCCGCATTACAAAGGCTACAAGAAGAATTTGCTGCGGAATTAGCAACGTTAAGAGGTAGAGTTGATGCTTTAGAAGCGCGTACTACTGAACTAGAAGCAAATCAATTCTCTACTACAACAAAATTGCAAGGACAAGTTGTCGCAGTTATCAGCGATGTTTTAGGTGGCGATCGCGTCAATGGTGAGCGAATCCAAGATAAGAATACCACTCTTGGAGTACGGGCGCGAGTAGAATTTGTCACCAGTTTTACTGGTCAAGACACATTGTTCACCAGAATCCAGACCAATAATATTGTTAGCCCCAACATTAACACTCCAGAAGGAAACCTATTTTTTGGTTTACCTCTGGAAGATGCTAGTAATGAGGCTATCATCGATGCGCTGTGGTACTCATTCCCTTTAGGAAAAAACACACAAGTTAAACTGATTGCTAATGCAGGTGCAGCAGACGACTTGACGAATACGGTAAACCTTTTTGATGGAGATGGTGCTTTTGGTGCTATATCCACTTTTGGTACACGTAACCCAATTTACGGACAAATAGCTGGTGCAGGTTTAGGTGTAAACTATCAGTTTAATGATAGGTTAGCTCTGAGTCTTGGGTATTTGAGTGGAACACCTAATGATCCAAGCTTTGGTAGTGGTTTATTTAATGGGTCTTATGGTGCTTTAGCACAGCTGACCGTTAAACCAAGCGATCGCATCACTGTAGGGTTAACATACATCAACTCCTACAATCAGCCACTACTCACAGGAAGTAATAGGGCAACCTTTGCCAATTTAGCAGAATTGCAAGGCCTGGATGAAGCTGCATTTTCCAGCAATTCCTATGGTATTCAAGCATCCATCGGACTCAGCGATAAGATAGTTTTAGGTGGCTGGGCAGGTTATACTAATAGCCGCAACCTGACTGGAGTGCGTGGGGACGTTGATATTTGGAACTATGCAGTTACCCTTGGCTTCCCCGACCTGGGCAAGAAAGGTAACTTAGCTGGTATTATTGCTGGGATGGAACCAAAAGTAACGAGTTCTAGCATTGCTGCATTAGACAAGGATAGAGATACTTCCTACCATCTAGAAGCGTTCTATCAATACAAACTGAGCGACAATATTACCATCACTCCAGGAGTTATCTGGCTAACATCACCAGACCACAATGATGATAATGATGATGTCTTCATAGGTGCTTTGAGAACCACATTTAGTTTCTAG